One genomic segment of Terriglobales bacterium includes these proteins:
- the ndhC gene encoding NADH-quinone oxidoreductase subunit A → MPQNYVPIFLFMVVALAIPVVTLLIAKLVRPDNPKEKGKLLPYECGIDPIGDARGRYSVRFYIVAILFVVFDVETIFLFPWAVQYKLLGLFGFVEMMIFLGILVVGYIWIWKKGALEWV, encoded by the coding sequence ATGCCGCAAAACTACGTTCCCATCTTTCTCTTCATGGTCGTGGCCCTGGCCATCCCCGTGGTCACGCTGCTCATCGCCAAGCTCGTCCGCCCGGATAATCCCAAAGAGAAGGGCAAGCTCCTGCCTTACGAGTGCGGCATCGACCCTATCGGCGACGCCCGCGGCCGCTACTCCGTGCGCTTCTACATCGTTGCCATCCTGTTCGTGGTGTTCGACGTCGAAACCATCTTCCTCTTCCCCTGGGCCGTCCAGTACAAGCTGCTTGGTCTGTTCGGCTTCGTTGAGATGATGATCTTCCTCGGCATCCTGGTGGTCGGCTACATCTGGATTTG